One Vicia villosa cultivar HV-30 ecotype Madison, WI linkage group LG5, Vvil1.0, whole genome shotgun sequence genomic window, CTTTGAGACCTCATAGATATGCAGCAAAGATTGTATTTGACAAAATTCAGAAAAGGCTTTGTTATCTGAAAACTTGTAGAGTGCATCAAGGTTGCGCAAAACATCCAAGCCAACAGATAATAATTCTGAACTCCAATAGCTCTGAGCATAAGAGACTAAATGTTGAACATCAACAGAGACTAGCCTACCATTCTTCTTTAGAAAATCATCACCCAATTTTTTCACCCAGTTAGCATCAGGGATGAGAAAAAGGTACATGTCTTGTAGATTAAAAATCTGCTTCTGAACACCCAAATAATTCAATGCAAACTTTACATAATTGCTATCTTGACGAGGCTcttgatttttgaaatttgaaaggaAATCCAACATTTGTACAATGTTATCCTTCCAACATGTCCAACAATAAAACAGCGTCTCCACAGAAAATTGATTCTTTGTAATCATACCTTCGACAGAAACATCAAATAGATTGTCGTGCCAGACATACTTAGAGGAGTTCAGCCGAAAATGTGAATCCAGCAGTTTCCGCAAACATAACATTTCCCCTCTGATACTCTTATGGATGCGAGAAGATTTCAACTGATTCATTATTTCAAAACTGTTGTCATGCTTATTTGATAGTATTTCAGCTTCTGTAGATGCAAGCTCATAAAAACTTCCTGATACTTTCTTTGCAAATGTCAACGCTCTTCCCAAAAGCTCGGCTTTCTGTGTAAACGGCTTCAAGGGCCATGCTTTGCGTCTCCTAGACCTAAGAGAATTTGAAAGTACATAAAAAAGCACAAGCTCGTATGCTTCCATGAATTCACCTGTTTTTCCTAACAAATCAGCCTCACGAAGAATATTTCCCATTATACACTTAAAATCCGTTGAATGAAAAGCTTTAAAAAATTTCATCATGGATTTGATATCTTTTTTGTCAAAATAATTACGGGCACAATCCTCCAGAAACTTTTGTTCAATTGCATACAGATCATGCCTATTAGCCCAACAACTAGGGTCAACACTTTCATTTTGTTTCCAGTGTTGAACGTAATGCAAGCCAATATCAAACAATCCACCTTTTGCACAAACATTTAAACAGTCGGAGAAGAAATTTCCCCTAGCATACACCTGAGCTGCCATTTCATAACGACGAGCTAAATAAAAGCAATCCCCTGCCCTTTTCAAATCGGGCTCTTCACATTTTTCAAAGTAAATTTTTCCTGTTAACAGAAAGACGATTAATTCTGTAGAGAAAAAATTGACAATGCAAAGAATCAATAAAAATGTAGATTGTAGGTTAGCTTAGATGATCCATAAAAATAGTCTAGATGAAAGATGTAAATTTTACATAAAACCGCATAGCATAAACATTTTATATCTTGCAATAATTGGCCATAAAAAAGGTTTCAGTAcagattattttttttttttgtaatcaagaaatatattaatgggagaactaagggttctccaacccgattacaagAAGAAACGGGAAACCCCGACAAAATGAAAGATTACTATCCAATTACACCTACGAGAGAAAAAATAACGGTTCCTTACAAAACTCGTAAAAAGAGTAATTGGGATGAGTAATTTTTCCGCAAAAGGACCACTTCCAAGCCATGAGTTTAACATTCCAAACGATGTTGTTGATGTTccaatcatccttccgaaagcaCACCCCAGTACAGATTATATATCAGTTTAATCGAGATTCATCAACAAACATAAAAGTCAAACAAAAGAAGCAGTAACTAAAAAATAACCCTATGATTATTAATCTAAATTTGAGGATTGAAATACTTGGGAGAAAGATGATATGTTTCTTCATCATTTAATATTATTTGGCAGGTTCAAACTACAATCAGGGCAACCTCGGCAAATGAACACGAGACATAAGCATTTAGGAGAAACTTGCTATGTGTGTCCTAAAATGATATTCTAATAGTTTACAATAGAAAATGCCATACAACAATACATGTAGATACCAAAGTTAAAGTTCGTACCAGCTCTTTCATAATCCCCCAAATCAGAAAAACACTGTGCTGCAGACTCGGTCATTCCTATGCTTTCAAAAATTTCAGCAGCTTCCCTAAGGACTGCATTTGCATCCTTGGGGTTCAAGCCATGTAAACGGTTTGCAGTTGCCCTGAGACCAGCCGCCTTAGACTTTTTTTCCCAATAAGAGTCCCCCGCTCTTTCAAAACACATTGTTGCCATCTCATAGTTATTTTGGTAATATAACTGCAacggaaaaatcaaaataatagatCATTAGGAGCAAAACTATTTGCGATATAGTAAAGAAAATTATAATAACAAGCTAGTAACAACCTTTTTGCCACGTGACTTCCATTCTTCTGGACTACTTGCAACTTTCATTGCCTGAGCAAGAGAATCATCCAGTCCTTTGAATTGTACAAGACACTTCCTTTTCCAATAATCAAACATAGGTTTACAATATTCGTTTGAATTCTCGCATATCCACAATCTCTGTGTTGTTCTAGTTAAAGCCACATATAGTTGTTTCAGTTCAGAACACAAAATATTGTGTTTAGAATCACTGAAACTTGGAAAAGACTTGAATTCTGTAGGTTCCAACATATCTTGTTCGTTCATATACTCATAAATCACTCTCCATCGATTTTTCAAAGGTGAGGTGCCAAAAAAGTTGTACAACAATACATCCTGCAAAAGAACACAAATGAGATAAGTGACTATTCTATaaggagaaaaaaaatgaaacgcACTCTAAATCAAATATGACGAATTTATAACTACCTGAAACTCAAGCCCTTTGCACTCCAAAATAGTTAAAACAAGAGCTTGTTTCCCAACATAGTCTGAAATTTCTTTCCGAGCACAATCATCACGTACCAATATTACTTGCTCAGCTCCAAAGCCGACATTTTTCCCACCATCATGTCCAGTGTTGCCAAATATTGTTACAATAGCATTTTTTCTGCTTCCACATTCAAGAACAATGGGAGCTTCCCCAGAAATCAAACTGCTTTCGGGCTTTAAAACATCAATAGAATGAGGAAAAAAACGGAAGAGAAGCTCAATGGTGCTCTGAGATAACTTAAGCACTCCAGCGTGAGTCCTAAAGTTCTGATTCAACAAAAATGTTTCTACTTTATCCTTTCCTTGGTTATAAGCCCTTCTCTTTGATTCAAGCACGAACTTCTTgtaaaagagagatttgatatcCTGGAACCTAAAATCGATTCCCCTCGCTATGGTTTGTGCAGTATCCCCGCAAAAAACGAAACCTTCATCTACATTTCGACACACATGCTTAAATAAAGCAATTTGACTCATGGTCAGATCTTGTACTTCATCAATATATACAAAGTGCATTTCATCACCCTCATATTTGTTAATTCTGAGTCGGCGATGCAAGTCAACAACAATATCAGCCAAATCAAAATCCCCTTTATCGATCTTCATTCTTTCATAACTTTGATAAATATCATAAATGATGTCTCTCTTCTGCTTGTTTAAACTTGACGCTCGGTTTTCAGACAAGGACCGATAATCCTGACGACTTAACTTCCCTTCAGCAGAATCAACAGATTGTAGACCCCCTTTTATATGAGACATGATTTCAGTAAACACTATGGATGAATCTAACTTCTTGGTGTGTTGGGAATTGAAATGCGGCCAATATAATGCATCAAACCTGTCATAAGTCACTTCCTTTTTCCTTATAAAAGTCTCCAAAGCAACCGATCTTGCTGCAAAGTTCTCAGAAGATAGATCACTAAATCTTTCAAAAAAAGAATTCCCCACAGTCCCATCAAGCATCATTAGAAATTTCTGAAAAGTTATCACTAGTGGATATGAGTTGGTGGGAAGATTAACAAAAGAATCTGGAATATTCTTAAACTGTATTGATGTATCAACATCAGCTAAATCTTCCTCAATAGAGCATCTTTTGTCAGAAACATCCCCGCCACATATGGAACTGTATGCgcaacataaataatatttagaaACCAATTAAATATTGCATAGAAAACTCTGAAATTAATGAAATTCCGGTAAACTCGACAAAGAAACATGATGAGCAAATTATTTCAAAAGACTTGCGCAAGTTCCATACCTTCTCATTCTAACAACCTGGTGTTTCACTGCATGACATAGTTTAGGACTCACTGTTACAAATAATTGGTGTAAGACAGGCCTGCTGTCTTTATCCTCTTCAACGTAATTCAAACAAGGAACTTCAGCCCTCTTAATTCCATACGCATTTTGATGAACCGCGTGGTGCAATTCCTCCTTTTTAAATAATTTCATGGTCAAGACAGTGGTTTTCCCAGTACCAGAGCGACCAAGTACAAATGTACTTTTGGAAAAGAGTATTATGTCGTGTTCTTCATCTGATACCTCAAACGGAAGTTCCAGTTCATTACTATTACGATCAGAAAGTAAGTGGTTAGCTACAACAGATGATAAAGAATAGAATTTCATCAGCAGAAAACTCTCCTCAGCCTTTGAATTCTCAACACAAATTCTTTGGTCGCAACAACTTGATTCTGCGTCATTGCCATTATTATCAAGATTCTTAATTTTGGAGATATCTGTTGATTTTCCCCAACACACTGGGACCTCCCTTTTCCTAGAAAGGAAGCAAAACACAAGAAATCAGTTAGGTAAAGTATGTTAGGTGTAAATATACAACTCAGAGTACTTACCCCTCAAAACGTTGCTCACTGCAGCAACTTATAAAATCATCAGTATAGCTTCCAAAAATACTATCCAGACGCTTCACAACTTTAGGAACATCCTCTCGCGGCAGTATATCCCATATCCTTAAAACTTGAGTGAAATTGGACTCTTTTACTATGTCTTTTGAACAAACAACAAAGAGACCTTCAACTTCATATTGCTCTAACATCTGGGATGAATTTCCACAAAGCAAGTCCACTTTTATCCTTTTGGGTCTCCCCCCTCTGGAGAGTTCGAGTAAGAGGCTAATGACCAACTTCTTTGTCCTCTTTGATGGAAGATTTTTAAATGACTTAAGAAAATTATCACTGAAAAGAGCCTGTACAAACAttgaggaagaaatatcaactaaAGGTCCAGCACGTTATCACAATAAGTAATATTACAAGATCAGCAATCCAAATACCTTCCACTTTCTAAAAGCCACACTGTGAGAATTAAGTTGATCCAGCTCTCTCTTGGTATTCCAGATAACTTTTGCTAAATCTTTATTTTCATCCGCATTAAAGAAACATCGACGTTTTTTAGCATCAATCACCAAAGATTTCCATACATTTTCCTGACTAACTAGGATCTTTTCATTTCCCAATATCCATAGACAATGCCTATTAAATATAAAAAGCAAAAACATTTACGCGAAcatttatttaaacaaaaacaaatcCATTCGTAACCGTGGATCGTAGATTCTACCTGGCTCGGGTAAGAGCAACATTAGTCATATGGTTATTGGAAATGAACCCAAGGGAAGTACTGCAATCAGTTATAACTGTTGATAAGATAATAATGTCTTGCGGTACATCATGAAAACCATCAATTGTTTTCACCTTCACATTGAAACCTTCATGCTTATCATACTTTTGTCCCAGCATATTCTGAATTGCAACAACTTGGGCAGCATATGGAGACACTACACCTATACTGAGGTGCTCCTTTGAGGCAAACCATGCTGCATTATTCAAGACAAAAGCATTAAGCCGAAAATGTTATTAATGCTTGAAATTGTTATCATGATAAATCACAGCCAATGACTCATACACAGACAAACCTCTGAAACAATTATTGATTATTTTCATTACAACCGCCACTTCAACCATATTTTTCCGACTTCTTCCAGCATCATCAAATTCTTCGGTGCCACCAATTATATTTATAAAGGAATAAGGACCAAACATTTTCCCTGGGAGATATTGCTTCCTGTAGTTCTTTGCAACAACCTTTGGAGCGTCAAGAATTTGATTCAAATAGAAGCGCGAATTTGGAAAGGAGCTTATCGCTGGATGCATCCTGTACTGTATATTGAGAAAGTGATTTGGATGACCCAATGTGCTCAGCCTCGCAAATAAGCTTCTTCCAAAACCAACTTTAAAAGAAACCTTAGACATATAAAAAACAAGCATCAGTATTTACcgtcaataaaaaaatttataacattAGTCAAAATGCATCCGGAGTTCTAAATTAACAAGACGAGATATATTTCGAATACATACACTACTTTCAACCATTGCTGGTAGCTGGCGTTCATCTCCAACAAGAACTGCATGATTTATGTCTGAAAGTAGTAGAGGTATGATTGATTCGCATTCCTTCAACTGTGCAGCATCATCAATCACTAAAATGTCAAGTGGTTCCATGGCAAGAGAACGCTGCAGCTTAAATGAACTCGAAGCTGTGGAAAATATTAATGAAGATGCTTGTAAACAGAACCCTCTCATTGACTCTTCAGTCACAACATTTGGTAGGTTGAGGTTTTCAAGTGAAACCTTAAGAGCTCTTAATAGAGACAGACATTCAGTTCTGATAAGCTGCAATGAGAATTCAGCATCTACAATCGACTCAAAAGAATTATGTTGACTTTCTGGAGAGAAAAGCTCTCCCATTAATAAAGTTTGAAATGAATCGAGATAGTAAACAAGACGAGTCAAATCTTTCAAATTATGTTCCATAATACAACTTCTGGCTATATGCGTACATAAGACAGAAATAGAGTGTTTGAGAGGCGGCGCTATAGAGAGAAACCTTTCTCTTACAAAATCAAGAAAAGATTTTGGCATGCTTTCCCTGTTAGAATTATCATTATCAACTTGATCTTTTTCCGGTCTCTTTTGGTTGTCAATAAATATATGATAATGGGAAACACAATTCTCAAGAAGATGAACCATTGAAACAAAACAATGTTTCCAACCATTAAGTGGAGAAAAACACTGTACAAGTTGTTTGACCCGATAGTCCAAACATATATCTTCAATTTCTGAACCAACTAGTATTATGTCTCCTAAATTACAGAACAAACCATCCACATTTCTATCAAATGATTCTCTCACCATGGTCAAAACACGCAACGCCACTTCCTTAACGGCAACATTTGTTGGAGCACAAACAAGAGCTCTACGGTTCATTTTTAATAGAGCAAAAAGCAGTGTGGCCAGAGTTTTTGTTTTCCCGGCTCCTGGTGGACCCCAAATAAGATCCACCGTAGACTTATGATTGCAATGAAAGGAAGAAAGGGAACAACAAATTGCCTTGTTTTGTGACTCATTCAACTCACATGACAACCTTTGATATGTTTCATCACCCCTAAGAGCATTAGTCTCCGGAAAACAGTAATCACAACTTTCCTCAACCTGCACGAATGCATACATCCATTAGTTGTACCAAATAATTTATTACAGTATATAGAATTTCAAACACGGAATCAAACCCttaatataaaaacaactttCTTACCGCATCACTCGCACGCAAAATCTTCTGGATCAGCTTTGAATCTCCATTCATATGCAGTGCATTCCATATTCTTCTATTAGTTGTTATATTTGTCAGGAATATAATAAACAAAGACTTTTGCCCCATTTCATCAAGGTCAAAGTCTTTAGAAGCAATCACTTTAAAAGTAGACATAGGTttagcatcatcatcatcgtcctTAATCTCTTCGTCAAGAATCCCAGCCGACAACACAAAACTCCACATCCTTCCAGACCTTTGCAAATCATTAACAGTTTCCGGCTTAAAATCGGCCAAAATAAAAACATCTCCAGACAATGTTTTGCACAGCTCATTTCCATGACCAGAAGACCAATTTTTCCAACTATCAGTTTTAACAACATAGTGATTCCTACCATACAAATGTGATCGTGAATGTTCAAGAGAAATCACTTCAGCAAAAGGTGAACTAGATAAAATTTCCATAGAGGAACTTAGTTGTGCTCTAGTTTCATCCAATAAGGGATACACAAATGACCGATAATATTGCTCTAAAGAATCAAACGATAAATCAATATAATCAAcctacaaaaacaaatcaaaaaatcaattaaaatgtaATAGAAAAAAAGTATTACAGTAcaatagaagaaaaagatgaaaacctTATTTGAGTAAAGTTGATCGTTGGAAATGTCTTCAAGAGACCATGAAAACATAGTGTTTAGGaaggtttgatcattataataACTAATATTTTTCTTACTTGAACTTGAAATTGAACGATTCATTGTGTTTTGTTTTATCTTTCTAATCAAGAATTTCAAGAGTATTTCAGTTGATGAAACACTGAACTAATTAGAAACATGAAAATGCATAACACAGAGTTGAATAGTGGAAATGGATTCCTTAACAACCAAGAATAGAAGTGAAAAGTGGTATGCACTTTCTTTCAGCTACTTTTACTTTtcttgttttaagagaatgaACTCTCACTCAGTAAGTAACGATGAGTGTTACATTACAACActatttacttttaaaaataaaatattttcttaacaACCAAGACTGGATTTTGataggttttgaaaaaaaataaatacattatttacttattttttaattaaaagtactataattggtcaaaattaaatgattacttttgcttagtttttttaatattaaaaaattcaataaatgtacggtttaataattaaatttcttttttttaataagcggtttaataattaaaataaaagagttgttttgtttttcttctagttggtccagtggtgattgacgctggaTTTGGTAGGGAGAATTGcggaaccggactaaaccggtggtataaaagcaaaaaaaaaaaaaaaaactataatttatATTTCATCACCTCTTCAAGATGAATAAGTGAAGTATTATAGGTTTGAAGTATTATTTGATGTTTCTGCAATAAAATATCTATAAACCAtatcatatataatatataaaagtaagGGTTAAaccctattttgccccctgccatatggggcgaTTCTCAAAAacaaccctgtaaaaaaaaaaacacagatttCATCCTGCCATTTGTAGATTCCCCTGTTTTGCCTGTTTTGCCCCCTGGCTGGATTTGGTCAACAAAATTGATGATGTGGCACTGCTGTGTtggcttttttttatttttttatttaatttatgattaaGTGGAAATGTCAcgtgaattttcttttaagtttggtaatttttattttttcacgttgttttttttttcttatgtcAAGAAtggaaaatttttaaaattttgtcaaCAATGGGAATTGATCCCATCACCATTTACTTGAAAGTCATTGGCCTTACCACTAGGCCATTTGTTTCCCTTGTTTAACTGGTTGCATCAAAATGGATATATTACATAACTACTGTATTAATAACTAAATCATTCGTTTATGTTTAtaactaaatattttaatatactgtATTAATAACTAAATGTTTAATAAAAATTGAATGTTAAAAAAAACTGAATGCTAACaataacattttttaataaaaactgaATGTTAAGTATTCGTTTATGTTAAAAACGTTAAatactatatttatatttaataaaaaactttaattcttttatattttttaaacattattTATTTACAAAGTTTATGctaacattatttatttatttacaatataAAAAACTTTAATTCGGTTTATGctaacattatttatttatttaaaaaacattatttatttgCAATATATTATTCAGTTTAATAAAAAACGTTAATTCGTTTATGctaacattatttatttatttacaatataAAAAACTGAGTGTTTCTCatgtattataaatatattatttagtttattattataaatatattactttattataattattctaaattattttcagtttatttataacttttggttttaatatattaaacgtAAAAGTATTATATCTAAATATTTTAGGAGATAAACTCTcatacactgtcagtgtaaagcCCTTTTACACAATCAaccaataataattgaatattttgACATGTCAGTtttagttatattatttaactttaatTGAAAATATTTCTAAGGGTTTATATCTAATACAAATTCACGTTCCTAAATTACTGGCTTTCAACTGCACCTTCTTCTTTGCTTGGCTTCCAACTGCACCTTGCCAAGTTCCTCTTCTTCTAAGTatctttgtttttttcttcttattaacAGCAACAACGTTTACAAGAAAAGCTTCGAACCTCGCTGTTCTTCTTCGTTGGACTGAAAGTGAAagttttcttggttattctctttatTTTCTTTGGTGTTCACGACAGTAAGTACTAAACCCTCAACTCCATAGTCcattgatttaattcttattgTATCGCTTAGTTATATTGATAAGTTTAATTGTTTGAATGtactgtttgttgttgttgttgttttgactTTTCATGATATTTATGTGTCATATGCCTTTATTCTATTCCTTGTTTTTTGTATtagttttaaattattatataattaccaTTTTCATCACTGTTTTAGAAAAGGTGAAACCGATATGCACTACTTCCATATCAAGACATtctattttgaattcattttaaattatagtATAATAAAATCTTCACCACTGTTATAGAAAAAGGAGAAATAGTTTTCAGCTTGTTTAAGTTTCATATATTAGCAGTCATATATTGAtgatctttttgtttttatactAAGAAATAAGAATTGGGTACCCATTTGGCAGGTTAATGATGGCCAACATAGAAGATAATTCAATCATAATTAGCTCTCATGATATACTTGAAACTGATTGTAATATAGATTATGTTGATACTGAAATACCAGTAAATCCCCCTTTAGAGCCTTATGAGGGTATGGAGTTTACATCAATTGAAGATGCAAAGAGCTATTACACAATGTACGCAAAAAGCAAAGGATTTAGCTTTCGTATGGGCCGTGTTACTAAATCAAGAACAAACGGTATGATAATAGGCCATGAAATCCTTTGTTCAAAAGAAGGGTTTAGAGCAAAAAAATATGTGAAAAGAGATAGTATTGGCGGTGCACCACATGATGAAACAAGAATAGGATGCAAGGCAATGTTATATGTAAAGAAAAATGATGAGAAATGGATTGTTTCTAAATTTGTAAGAGACCATAATCATGAACTTTTTTCTCCAAAAAGTTCTAGATTTCTTCGAGTGCatagaaagaaaaccaaagtaCAAAAAAAACTTATTGATGTGCTTGATGATTCGGGATTACGTCCTTGCAAAATAGCATCTGTCTTGTACACTGAAAGTGGTGGTATTGATAATGTTGGATTTAGCAAACAAGATGTTGTCAATTATTTAAGTGCAAAGAGACAGAAACAATTAGAAAAAGGAGATGCTCAATTGATGTTATCTTATTTTAAAGATTGTCAATTGAAGAATCCTGGATTTTTTTATGCATTTCAAATGGATGTAGAAGGACAATTAGCAAATTGTTTTTGGGTTGATTCAAGGTCTAGAATGGCTTACAAGTATTTTGGTGATGTGGTAACCTTTGATCCAACATACTTAACAAATAGATATAAAATGCCTTTTGTTCCATTCACTGGAGttaatcatcatcaacaatcAATTCTTTTTGGTTGTGCTCTACTGTGGGACGAAACGGAAGATAGCTTCTTTTGGTTGTTAAGTACTTGGTTAGAAGCAATGGATGGTGTCTGTCCTAAAACTATTATCACTGATCAAGACATGGCTATTACAAATGCAGTTGCAAGGGTGTTTCCAGAGGTTAATCATCATTATTGTATGTGGCACATTCAAAAGAAAGTCCCAGAATATTTGAACTATATTTATCATGAGCATGGTGAATTCAAAAATCAATTTCATAAGTGTATTCATCAATCCATCACTGTtgaagaatttgattttgattgggAAGCGATGATAGATAAATATGAGTTGCAGGATAATAAGTGGTTAGAAAAGATATACTTTATACGAGAAAAATGGATTCCGGCTTTTGTACGTCAAGATTTCTGTGCTGGAATGTCAACCACCCAAAGGAGTGAAAGTATCAAtagtttttttaaagattttttgaaTTCAAGTACTCCATTGAGCAAATTTGTGACACAATGTGAAAAGGCTCTTGATGCGCGATATAATAGtgaaagacagaagactttcaaAACATTGAATTCAAAACCTTTGTTGCGTACTTTATATCCCATGGAAGAAGAAGTCTCAAagatttatacaagaaaaatgTTTGGGATATTTCAAGATGAGTTGGTTAGCTCTCAGATGTTTATAgcagaaaaaattgatttttctacaGAAGTATCGACATACAAGGTTCATGAAATTTGCAAAGAGAAGCCTAATTATCATGTGACTTTTAATGTCAATTCAAAAGAAGTAAATTGTAGCTGTCACATGTTTGAGTTTATGGGAATTCTCTGTAGACATGGGTTAAATGTACTCATAAAGAAAAATGTGCATTCTCTCCCTTCCCAATACATTCTGCGTCGCTGGACTATAAATGCTAAGAAAGAAAAAAGTAAGGGATTGGGAATTCAAGAACT contains:
- the LOC131603010 gene encoding uncharacterized protein LOC131603010, with the translated sequence MNRSISSSSKKNISYYNDQTFLNTMFSWSLEDISNDQLYSNKVDYIDLSFDSLEQYYRSFVYPLLDETRAQLSSSMEILSSSPFAEVISLEHSRSHLYGRNHYVVKTDSWKNWSSGHGNELCKTLSGDVFILADFKPETVNDLQRSGRMWSFVLSAGILDEEIKDDDDDAKPMSTFKVIASKDFDLDEMGQKSLFIIFLTNITTNRRIWNALHMNGDSKLIQKILRASDAVEESCDYCFPETNALRGDETYQRLSCELNESQNKAICCSLSSFHCNHKSTVDLIWGPPGAGKTKTLATLLFALLKMNRRALVCAPTNVAVKEVALRVLTMVRESFDRNVDGLFCNLGDIILVGSEIEDICLDYRVKQLVQCFSPLNGWKHCFVSMVHLLENCVSHYHIFIDNQKRPEKDQVDNDNSNRESMPKSFLDFVRERFLSIAPPLKHSISVLCTHIARSCIMEHNLKDLTRLVYYLDSFQTLLMGELFSPESQHNSFESIVDAEFSLQLIRTECLSLLRALKVSLENLNLPNVVTEESMRGFCLQASSLIFSTASSSFKLQRSLAMEPLDILVIDDAAQLKECESIIPLLLSDINHAVLVGDERQLPAMVESSVSFKVGFGRSLFARLSTLGHPNHFLNIQYRMHPAISSFPNSRFYLNQILDAPKVVAKNYRKQYLPGKMFGPYSFINIIGGTEEFDDAGRSRKNMVEVAVVMKIINNCFRAWFASKEHLSIGVVSPYAAQVVAIQNMLGQKYDKHEGFNVKVKTIDGFHDVPQDIIILSTVITDCSTSLGFISNNHMTNVALTRARHCLWILGNEKILVSQENVWKSLVIDAKKRRCFFNADENKDLAKVIWNTKRELDQLNSHSVAFRKWKALFSDNFLKSFKNLPSKRTKKLVISLLLELSRGGRPKRIKVDLLCGNSSQMLEQYEVEGLFVVCSKDIVKESNFTQVLRIWDILPREDVPKVVKRLDSIFGSYTDDFISCCSEQRFEGKREVPVCWGKSTDISKIKNLDNNGNDAESSCCDQRICVENSKAEESFLLMKFYSLSSVVANHLLSDRNSNELELPFEVSDEEHDIILFSKSTFVLGRSGTGKTTVLTMKLFKKEELHHAVHQNAYGIKRAEVPCLNYVEEDKDSRPVLHQLFVTVSPKLCHAVKHQVVRMRSSICGGDVSDKRCSIEEDLADVDTSIQFKNIPDSFVNLPTNSYPLVITFQKFLMMLDGTVGNSFFERFSDLSSENFAARSVALETFIRKKEVTYDRFDALYWPHFNSQHTKKLDSSIVFTEIMSHIKGGLQSVDSAEGKLSRQDYRSLSENRASSLNKQKRDIIYDIYQSYERMKIDKGDFDLADIVVDLHRRLRINKYEGDEMHFVYIDEVQDLTMSQIALFKHVCRNVDEGFVFCGDTAQTIARGIDFRFQDIKSLFYKKFVLESKRRAYNQGKDKVETFLLNQNFRTHAGVLKLSQSTIELLFRFFPHSIDVLKPESSLISGEAPIVLECGSRKNAIVTIFGNTGHDGGKNVGFGAEQVILVRDDCARKEISDYVGKQALVLTILECKGLEFQDVLLYNFFGTSPLKNRWRVIYEYMNEQDMLEPTEFKSFPSFSDSKHNILCSELKQLYVALTRTTQRLWICENSNEYCKPMFDYWKRKCLVQFKGLDDSLAQAMKVASSPEEWKSRGKKLYYQNNYEMATMCFERAGDSYWEKKSKAAGLRATANRLHGLNPKDANAVLREAAEIFESIGMTESAAQCFSDLGDYERAGKIYFEKCEEPDLKRAGDCFYLARRYEMAAQVYARGNFFSDCLNVCAKGGLFDIGLHYVQHWKQNESVDPSCWANRHDLYAIEQKFLEDCARNYFDKKDIKSMMKFFKAFHSTDFKCIMGNILREADLLGKTGEFMEAYELVLFYVLSNSLRSRRRKAWPLKPFTQKAELLGRALTFAKKVSGSFYELASTEAEILSNKHDNSFEIMNQLKSSRIHKSIRGEMLCLRKLLDSHFRLNSSKYVWHDNLFDVSVEGMITKNQFSVETLFYCWTCWKDNIVQMLDFLSNFKNQEPRQDSNYVKFALNYLGVQKQIFNLQDMYLFLIPDANWVKKLGDDFLKKNGRLVSVDVQHLVSYAQSYWSSELLSVGLDVLRNLDALYKFSDNKAFSEFCQIQSLLHIYEVSKFLLKSNCFSHGHGNLKTLETFYRQPIECLFRHAVLLDWKKSLEKEMVYQRITEDWQDVMKELIYENTQQKGMLTYGLIGRVVVMMLGTANVKDELFVQVMNKFEANKPWKDFIESLRLYSGNEIVSGNKVILEMCRMVKLYEALLNTCSGNWIAEIDYMTPGCFMYFVERLLLFTSCFKGSIYATKSSFTEWLICQNENSLTNLSFMVGKGQDMRDVHDFVANILNEFVCDQHSTQTWIKKSNLDVKNYFPSLLLRLVVSICLLHLISGNGKYLQLLRSLLGKKYISTQLPLEFCNVLLKGKKKHMNLKVFAEAFKVIGNPLIIAKFRKTSSQVACSDAVFVDLTTCRKREVILETLFPSIVDNVDGETTAVTDEASTSVSDQTLDGQTNVDSPLHASTAVGNDDQHGQNVLKDSKENVSNNSQSAPNSEFGMTKRKKNKSKKSKGGKKGGK